Genomic window (Ranitomeya variabilis isolate aRanVar5 chromosome 8, aRanVar5.hap1, whole genome shotgun sequence):
cccgacccgagatcactaAAAATAGAAACACTACGGATATCAGAAAATtgcgtaattattattttttttagcaaaatttggaatttttttgaaccacttagataaaaagataacctagacatgtttggtgtctatgaactcgtaatgacctggagaatcacaatggcaggtcagttttagcatttagtgaacctagcaaaaaagccaaacaaaaaacaagtgtgggattgcactttttttgcaatttcaccgcacttggattttttttctcgttttctagtgcatgacatggtaaaaccattggtgtcgttcaaaagtacaactcgtcctgcaaaaaataagccctaaacatagccatattgacggaaaaataaaaaagttatggctctgggaagtaggggagagaaaaacgaaagcgcaaaaccgaaaaaagctccggtcattaaggggttaaccaagGGGTGttcaaacatttacatgccactggaTAGCTGAAATCACGATCTCCTGTGAACTCTAGCCATGGGCTGGCTTttcacaggaggatcgtaatgacaggcaTGGTGGTCTTGAGGAGACTCACGGctatcatggcaacccatcggcacaCTGCGATCACGTCACAGAAGACTTTTTCTTGGATTCAAATACTCAAAATGAATCTTATCCACTGTAAAAAGATTTCTGCCTTGTTTGAAAGGTATCCTCTAGCCTTGGCTTATCACAGGGTGTCCTGCTCCTGTAATCTCCAGTAATCTGTGGGGAAATCTTTTTACAAGTCTTCAATTTAGTTGCAGCACCGATATTTGGAATATACAGGTTTACAGGGTAGGAGGAATCAATGGACTGTCTTTAAAATACATGGACACGTTGGACATCCTTCAAAGAGAATTTTCTTGGTAACCTTTCTCCCTTTCTCTCCTAGGGCTATATTATAACATCCTAAATGAGGCAGTCTCTTTTCTCTATTAATCTACAATTTTATTTGTACAGTATTGTATGTTGTCTGGTTAGAAAAATTGTTTTGGTTCAAAGATTTCAAATGGAATAAAATGTGGTCTCCCATGCAGTTCCCAAAGAGTCAGGTGGAAAACTTGGTGTCTTGCTGCGGAGAGCTTTCACCAATAGTTGATATTGATCAGGGATTCACATGTACAGTACTTGAACAAAAACTTTAATGTAAAAAAACATATACTGTAGATCCTGGATTTATCAAGGAGGATTGGATTAAAAATGGCAATTATCTATGCAAAGATATGCCATAAATAATACACGGTTGAAAAAACTGAAATAACATTGACAGTTCCACAAAATACCCCAAACCTGTTAGAATtaagagaatttaaaaaaaatgacccaacgcgcgtttcgcattaagGTTTCGCATAGAGATAACGAAGCCTGATGCGAAATGCCCCTTGAGTGCGTTttttggaaaggagaggtcagtctgACACCGCTGTActttactataactatgtggtgccACTTCTTGTTTTTATTCTCTTTTCTGAATATTTACACTGTCCAAATAGTATTGACTATTTCATGCTCATACCTTCACCTGAGTGCCCATCCTCAAAGCTGGGACGTTTAATATGCTTCTCTATTAGTGTATTTTTTCAGTGCGTGGTGCGATTGCCTACTTATGTACTGAATTTTATATGTCTGACTTTGTATGTTCATTTTACTGTTTTTAATCATTGTTTAATAAAATTCACATTCTTTGTATGGGCATTTTTGATTGTTTTGTGCACATTGGCTTCCTACTTATAGCTCATAATACTAATGTAGGTGTGTTCTATTTTAATGATACTGCGCTCATAGTGATGTAACATCAATTTGGTGACATTTTGGCCTTAGTGATGAAatgtattaaaggggttatccggtcaAATCCGTCTGTGCACTGTAAGGAATTGCCGGTTTCTGAGTCGGGACtgaagggtatgtatgagttatacatactcccggacaAAGCCCATCTAGTGAGAGCAGCCTCGATCCATATTGAGCGAGGCTGCGCTCCATCTAGAGACATGGCTGACTAGTAGGAGTGTATGTAGCGAGGCTACAGCCACTGGCCGGGAGCGTGTATACATACCCTCCGGTTTCGGGTCGAAACAGGTGAATCCTCATAGCACAcagtgcgctggggggattcataagtctgcagtcacacacagagtgactgcagacttatcgatttggaccaaaCAACCTCTTTAAGGTTTGCAGCATTTTGAAGACCTCCATATGTTTTTATTTTGACAACAAGAATACAATCCATGATGTGAGTTCTGGAATTCTTCATATTTTTGATAGCACCATAGTAAGAAGAAGCACAGTCTAAGTAAGGAACCTGGTTTGGAAAAGTAATCATATAGCACACATTTAATATAACATCCTGCTACTAAATACAGAAAATAATGCTATGTTTTTAGCATTGTTGGAATAAAAAAATTTAAGACAGCAAATCTTTAACACCTTGCCTCCTCAAccaattttaatttttgttttttcctcgctTTCGtccaagatccataacttttttaatatttccatcaacatagccgtatgagggtgtattttgggggggggggggggcgagttgCAGTTTTTGATGACACCATTACAATATAATGGATTTGGATTTTATGGAAcacattttgtgataaaaattaATCCGAATCGCAATTCTCCAGGTCGGTATGATCATGGTGATATCAAACTTGCTGagattttttcaaaaatttcattTAAACGAAGAAATAAAattctgaaatttaaaaaaaaaattggggtttgtgatggcattttctgagacccataacatttttatttttctgtcaatagtgCTGACACTGGAACATTGTACAAAACATAAAAAGTCTGACAAACTTAAAAGTAACTCATCCATGTTCAAAATAAATTTTATAGTGCATGACATTCTAGAATAGAAAAGTTcgaaacactttttttttcaataggTGATTAAATAAGGCACAAACTAACATTCATGAAAGACTTGAGTGATAAGTTATTCATACAAAACATATATACTTGATGAACTTCATGATAGCTTGGTCCCCGAAACAGTAACAAAATAGCCCACAAAATAATTGTAACAGATTTTAACAAAATATAAATGTTCCTCAGATCTACAGACAGTACCTGAGCATTTGAAAACCCAAAATGGCTACATGGGTCCGACAAAAGTTATATTGCCCTGCAATAGATTAATTTAATGCCAGATTGACTAAGGTGATTTTCATTCTGAGTCAACACTACCGTGCTGAAATAGAGCGACCAACATGTCCATTAAAATAAGGCCCAATATGAGTGGGCCATGACGAAAATGAATAAAGTCCAGTAATCATGAATCAATCCTTTTGATCTGACAACCGCGCTCTCATTTTATTTCCCTTCCAGTCCCATAATAGATCCCGAGATAAGGCTGATTTGTCCTATTCAGATTTCATTTGTTCTCTAATATCGGATGGAAGCGTCTCAAATAAGGTGTCTTCTACAGTAAGTCCGATTCTCTTTAAGGCCCTGCAATCTCCAAGCTCTGGAGGCAAAGATTCAAAATGATTACCTTTAATGTCCAGGTAAGACAGAAATACTAAGTTCCCAATCTTTGGTGAGAGAGTACTTAAGTTATTCTTCCCGATTTTTAAGGTCTTCAATTTCTTACAGAAATACAGTTCATCTGGCACGCTTTCCACTTTGTTGCAAGAAATTGAAAAATATTGTAAACTTTGGAGAACTCCAATCTCAGGAGGGATGAATCTAATATCATTATAAGATAAATCTAAGTATCGAAGTTTGTTGCATAAGAACAGGTGAGAAGGAAGCACCTCTATCTTGTTGTGACTGAAATACAGTCGTTCCAAACTTGAAAGTTTCTTTATGTGTTCTGGTATGTAAGTAATGCTGTTGTACCACAGCTTTAATATTGTGAGTTTACGCAAATGTTGGAAACTAAGTATTTCTTCAATGGATTTAAGATTATTTTCTTTAAGATCCAGTTCTCGAAGAGCTAGAAGACTGAAAATTGCATGAGGTATTCGCTCTAAGTCACAGTGTATAAGCTCCAGCTCTGTCAAGTTGACCATTTTCTTAAGATTGTTTAGCATTACCAGCTTGGTTCCATCATTAAGGATACTTAACTTCTGAAGATGACCAGAAACATCAACTGCTCCTTGAGGGATTTTAGATAAATTACTTTTTATATAAAGTATTTTGAGACTCTTCAATTCCCGGAAAGATTCAAGGTTTATATTTTTGGATATATCAGGGCTTAAAGAGCCAATCAAGTACAGTTCCTCCAGGTTTCTCAAACTGTACATCCATGGTGGAAGTTCTCGAACGTCGTCAAACTTTACTCTCAATATCTTTAGATTTTCTTTTAAGAAAGCCAGGGCTGCCGTATGAATTTTTACAGAGCACTGATACAAGGACAATTCTTGAAGGTTATCAAGCTGAGCAATTGTTGCTGGTATCATGACATTATTGATGATTTCTAGCTTTAAAGACTGCAGCTCGGTTATCTCAAAGACAGTGTCTGGAAGACCGGAGAGCATAAATAATTGTATCTCCAGGCGGTTGTAAGCATTAGTCTGTAACCTTTGCCTCAGCTTATCAGCCGTCCATTCGTTATTTAAGTTTAATTGTTTCAGTTTATTTTCGCTTACTTCAGATAGAAAAACGGCAAATCTTTTTGAGTACAGTGGATCATATTGGTCTATCATGTGAAACATGAAGGCAAAGTCGTTTTTGACATCTGGGATATCATCTATACCAGTTTCCTGACGCACATACTCGAAAGAATATTCTTTTAAGGATCGATAGAACAACCAGTAGAGAGTATAAAGGCACGTAAGTCCATAGACTCCAACAAAACACAAGTAACAAAAGGACAATTTAGAAAACAAGTGCGCCATTGTATGATTACAAGAAAAGTTCTTATATCCCGTCATATCTTGTATGTCAACGTTACAATCCACAGTAAACTGTACTTTGGAAACAAGTGCACTATTGTAACAGATAATAATGAGGAATTTAAGAACTTTCAGTATGGTTTGGCGCACATACATGGCGTAAAGAAGATCTCCTTCTTCAACATGGAGCCGAAATTTTTTAACTTTCTCAAATAAGGCTTTAGCTTGTTCTCCTTCCTTTTTATCCAGGGCTCCTGCTGTAGTTTTGTCAACCACAAATTTCTCGGGTATGGATTTTAGTGACTGGGTCTTCACTAGTGGACTCTCTACAGCCGAAGGGGTGGCAATTGTTTTGTTCAGAGCATTTTTTCGGTTGTCCTTCTCCTCTGGCTCCTCACCAGATACTTCAGATAAGGCTCTGGTTGTCCAAGGCGAGTCAAAACACTTCCCCAATATGGAAATAAAATGCTCAATTTTGGAGCTTGATCCAGGAAATTTAAACCAAAAGTTGCTACACACCATAAAAATTAAAGTGTGGATGAGAACCAAGTAAGGGAAATACTTTGCATACCAATGAAGAGCCCGCTCATAGCACATCTGGTTAATGAAGCTGTATTGTTGGAGATCCAAGTCTGTCTTTAATCCCCTCATTTCCACAGTCCCAGTTGGTTTGGGAGCTGGAAGAGGCAAATTAGTGGCACCAGAAGCATTATAGATGGAAGCGTTCTGAACTGGATGTACCCTCCTTGGCAGACATATAATCTTGTCTTGCATTACCTGGTTATAAAGAAGGACAAGAAGAGGTTGTAATTATttctaaaataattattttaacttCCATAAATCTAATGTAAATTCTATGAATGGCTTTAAGGCAGTATTTTAACTCCAAATAACTCCTAAAAAGTAATtcaattcttattttttatttaattattcttCAGGAATTTCAAAGTTATGATTTTTTGTAATATACGTCATTACCTTATTTTTCTTCCTTCCCTCCCAAAGGCTATGCAGAAGTATTCTTGCAATGCGTCTTTAGAATCTGCTTTTACTTGCTGTTCAGTAAAGATCCATCCACTATATTCAAATAGTCTGTGTACAGAGATTTTCCTGTCTGAAAACAGTCAGAGCAGAGAGTATCAAACAAGGAAGGTTCTGTACACAGGCTGTTGGACTATAGTGTAAGGATCTTTGCAGAGCAGAAGTTAAAAGCAGCTTCTCAAGGACCATGAGTTAAGTATTGAATCAGCACTGCTGTATAGTGTTGGAAGACAAGGAAGCAAAATACGGAAATTAAGTATATTACAAAAAGTCATAACTTTGTAATGTCCGGTGTataattaaattttaaaaaaaagtttgcttaCTCTTTAATATTAAAAAGGggtcccaccaaaaaaaaaaaaattacattaaagcACAAATAACAGAAATCCAATACCTTATTTTTACCTACAAAACAGAGTGATTTGTCTGCACATACGTGATCCCAAATTAACCTCCAGACCCCATAACATCGGACATGGCTATTTTCTACAATAACTGCGATTACTCTCATGACATGGTCATAATCATCCAGACTTAAATGAGGGTTGTGAAACAGTTTTAAAGCTAGAGATTTATTCAAATAATAAAATATCTTACTAATTTGCCTGCTGCTTTAGTGGATGCACTGGTCTATATGAACTCATTGGAAGTGATCCCATTCAAAGCACATGCATGTGACTGTTGCTGCCAAACAATGGCctcagtgatgatgatggtggtagcagGGTTGACTTCTGAGGCCAGTAATTGGTGGCAGGGGGGTCGTGTTGTGCCCTTACTTCTGGAAAGCTCACAAAGAATGATGACCTCTGGCGCAGTAGAAGAATCAGCTGGTAAGTATAAGTTATTTTATAGCTGGTAAGTATAAGTTATTTTATAGGTGGTAAGTATAAGTTATTTTATAGCTGGTAAGTATAAGTTATTTTATAGGTGGTAAGTATCAGTTATTTTATAGCTGGTAAGTATAAGTTATTTTATAGCTGGTAAGTATAAGTTATTTTATAGCTGGTAAGTATAAGTTATTTTATAGCTGGTAAGTGTAAGTTATTTTATAGCTGGTAAGTATAAGTTATTTTATAGCTGGTAAGTATAAGTTATTTTATAGCTGGTAAGTATAAGTTATTTTATAGCTGGTAAGTATAAGTTATTTTATAGCTGGTAAGTATAAGTTATTTTATAGCTGGTAAGTGTAAGTTATTTTATAGCTGGTAAGTATAAGTTATTTTATAGCTGGTAAGTATAAGTTATTTTATAGCTGGTAAGTATAAGTTATTTTATAGCTGGTAAGTATAAGTTATTTTATAGCTGGTAAGTATAAGTTATTTTATAGCTGGTAAGTGTAAGTTATTTTATAGCTGGTAAGTATAAGTTATTTTATAGCTGGTAAGTATAAGTTATTTTATAGCTGGTAAGTGTAAGTTATTTTATAGCTGGTAAGTATAAGTTATTTTATAGCTGGTAAGTATGTTATTTTATAGCTGGTAAGTATCAGTTATTTTATAGCTGGTAAGTATAAGTTATTTTATAGCTGGTAAGTATAAGTTATTTTATAGCTGGTAAGTGTAAGTTATTTTATAGCTGGTAAGTATAAGTTATTTTATAGCTGGTAAGTATGTTATTTTATAGCTGGTAAGTATCAGTTATTTTATAGCTGGTAAGTATAAGTTATTTTATAGCTGGTAAGTGTAAGTTATTGTATAGCTGGTAAGTATCAGTTATTTATAGCTGTAAGTATcagttattttattattattattattttaatgcatttttatctGCTATGTGTcggttggacaacccttttaagcatcACTTTAAAGAGGACCCgtaacttgccataaatatgttgcCAAGTCTAAATGATGCCATTCTCCTGAATCTAGGAAAGGTTTTCCTGTCTTTTTTTCCTGATCTTCTCTGTTTCTGAGCCATCCCCTGCcctcttttctgtatgtaaatctagtcttgttcgCCAAGAGGGCATGATCCTGAAGAAAACACCCAAAGAGAAGAGCTGAGGACTACACCCCCTTGGCTGACAACACTAGATTTCCATAGAGGGAAGAGGGGGGCATTTTTCAGAAATGGTGAGGAACATAAGAACAATAATGTCGGATTTAAGAGAACAGCGACATTTTACACCAGGTAACAATATTACAGAATTATTGTAAGACTGTTAGACGGGTCCTCTTTAGATCCGGATTTCTGACATTTCCACCACCTTTTACACATGAATTTTTATGAGTCTTGAGAGAATACAAACTTCTGGATCCAAACAGGTTAGAGATATAATCTTAGAGGAAATGCCTTGTAATGTAATTATTATTTGGATTGTTTGTTCCAGTAAAAAACAACATGAATATAAGGTGAACCAAGCAGGTGAACAAATTCCAATGTTGTTTCTAAGACAATAAGGCCTAAGAGACAAATTACAATATCAGATGTGAAGTCACAATGGAATTTCCTCAAATTATCCACTGAAATAAATTCAATTCAGAAGGAAATTAGTGTTTAAATAACCGCTTATCAGTTATCAGATTTTTATGGATATTTTGGCTACAAATATATATCGGAGAGATGTTTTTTTGTCCTGTATTCATCCTTCAACATTAACGTTTCATTAGGAAACCAGAAATGGGAACAGATCCAGCAAAAACGTTCTCCAAGggaatgtgcacacaatgtctttttcaggtggatccAATCCGAAACTTGCCTGAAAAAGTGcttaaaaaaaacgctaaaaagaaTGAAAATATGCAATGCAATAATGACTTGGTGTGCACATGTTCCGTATCTTGAGTTTCTTTAATCACTGAGTAAAAAGGTAGCAGATACCACCTGACTACGTAATCATAGACTTACCTGACAGATAAGGTAGTGCCAAGTCTTTTGACATCCTACATAATGCTCATATCGAACAGATAACACAACATAAATAAATCATATCATTACATTTGGCCTCTTTGTATAGttgcacttagggtactgtcacactctgcaactttccaacgatcacgaccagcgatacgacctggccgtgatcgttggaaagtcgttgtgtggtcgctggagagctgtcacacagaccgctctccagcgaccaacgatgccgaaggccccgggtaaccagggtaaacatcgggttactaagcgcagggccgcgcttagtaacccgatgtttaccctggttaccatcgtaaaagtaaaaaaaaacaaaaagtacatactcacattccggtgtccgtcaggtccctcgccgtctgcttcccgctctgactgactcccggccgtaaagtgaaagcagatcacagcggtgacgtcaccgctgtgctctgctcttactttctggCCGgccgtcagtcagtgcgggaagcagactgcaagggacctgacggacaccggaatgtgagtatgtactgtttgtttttttttacttttacgatggtaaccagggtaaacatcgggttactaagcgcggccctgcgcttagtaacccgatgtttaccctggttacaagcgaacgcatcgttggatcggtgtcacacacaccgatccaacgatgacagcgggagatccagcgacgaaagaaagttccaaacgatctgctacgacgcacgattctcagcggggtccctgatcgctgctgcgtgtcagacactgcgatatcgtatggatatcgctggaacgtcacggatcgtaccgtcgtagcgacaaaagtgccactgtgagacagtacccttatagaCTCATTAATAGGTTGCCACAACCCAAAACTGATACACTCCAAAAATATCACATTAATAGTATCTTTTggaatttaaaggggttatccactactacgacaaccccttcttgatctaaatgttcggCGCCGATAAAATGAaagagcttatactcacctccggtgccggcgccgttccagcgGTTATCAGCACTTGTGTTCCCGGGGCTTTTGTgtggttgttatgacacgtgagtCTGGGGCCCAATCAGcattggcgtcactgtctccgccttcaggcAAATCGAGcgtcaagaggaagtgagagatcaccacggcccggacttcctcttggtgtttgatttgtccgaaggcggaaacAGTGACGCCAGCGCCGATTGGGAATCGGGGTCACATGTCATAACAACTGAACAAGAGCCCCGGAATTGCGAGcgccaacaccgctggaacggcgcctgcatgggaggtgagtataagcttttctattttatcggggccaggtgtggggtatgagaaggggtcgtccaagtagtggacaacttctttaaggtttAGTGACAAGATCAAACCCAAAACATTTACTAGATCAATGGTTTACTGTTTTTTTTCTGGTGGTACCCAAAGTTGACTTGCTGTATCAATATCTCATTAATAATAccgtttatttatatagtgccattatccTCCATGGATAAGTAGAATCCTtcccaaaaagaaaataaatataatGTAGAGGAATTAGGAATAGAGGGGCATTAGCCAAATCAATAATATAGCAATTACCTGCAATGTACAGCCGAAAACACCAATCATAAGCATGGCCACGGACAGGTAATCCGTAAATACATCCCACCATGGTTTGAGCACTCGGAATGCCGGCTGCTGCTCCGAGAACTGGCGGAATTCAGTAACCGGAATCATTGTCCTGTAAGGCAGAAATAACACTGATGTATCAGCTGTCATAGCAGGGGCATAGGCCTGTCACACCAATACTTGTATCATAGCATGTAACATTGCACTATTATCATTtggactttttaattttttttatcatattaTATATCTAATATGTTGCGTAGCTGCTGCTTTTCATCAGTTTAGCCAGCAATTATATGATATCTTTTCATGTTTCTAAGACTTTTAATTTTATGTGATTAAACAATGGACATCATACATTTTATTCTAATTGGTTTTATAATGCCGGTAATT
Coding sequences:
- the LRRC8C gene encoding volume-regulated anion channel subunit LRRC8C — translated: MIPVTEFRQFSEQQPAFRVLKPWWDVFTDYLSVAMLMIGVFGCTLQVMQDKIICLPRRVHPVQNASIYNASGATNLPLPAPKPTGTVEMRGLKTDLDLQQYSFINQMCYERALHWYAKYFPYLVLIHTLIFMVCSNFWFKFPGSSSKIEHFISILGKCFDSPWTTRALSEVSGEEPEEKDNRKNALNKTIATPSAVESPLVKTQSLKSIPEKFVVDKTTAGALDKKEGEQAKALFEKVKKFRLHVEEGDLLYAMYVRQTILKVLKFLIIICYNSALVSKVQFTVDCNVDIQDMTGYKNFSCNHTMAHLFSKLSFCYLCFVGVYGLTCLYTLYWLFYRSLKEYSFEYVRQETGIDDIPDVKNDFAFMFHMIDQYDPLYSKRFAVFLSEVSENKLKQLNLNNEWTADKLRQRLQTNAYNRLEIQLFMLSGLPDTVFEITELQSLKLEIINNVMIPATIAQLDNLQELSLYQCSVKIHTAALAFLKENLKILRVKFDDVRELPPWMYSLRNLEELYLIGSLSPDISKNINLESFRELKSLKILYIKSNLSKIPQGAVDVSGHLQKLSILNDGTKLVMLNNLKKMVNLTELELIHCDLERIPHAIFSLLALRELDLKENNLKSIEEILSFQHLRKLTILKLWYNSITYIPEHIKKLSSLERLYFSHNKIEVLPSHLFLCNKLRYLDLSYNDIRFIPPEIGVLQSLQYFSISCNKVESVPDELYFCKKLKTLKIGKNNLSTLSPKIGNLVFLSYLDIKGNHFESLPPELGDCRALKRIGLTVEDTLFETLPSDIREQMKSE